In Xiphophorus maculatus strain JP 163 A chromosome 18, X_maculatus-5.0-male, whole genome shotgun sequence, a single genomic region encodes these proteins:
- the LOC111611923 gene encoding uncharacterized protein LOC111611923 — protein sequence MYAFTLRVISCLCILQGGVFSEECSYGVFGKRETFLVPAGGSLSLFCVVQHCGGNWTGNWKRQNLTTSTTVENSATHRVTIGPVSANQSKLHLKILSVRESDEGFYTCNVKWSDGSHDVSHWMQVNVTKGVAFERKPLHRVLVCTGAFLCLPVILGLARCLSSEVKQQPHPRIEVLLADGHKDRSHQPPQPPPRRPVPKKRTAPPHKAPSPSQQKPELLYADISQDALRNQKAQREPVEPTVYSSVRFF from the exons aTGTATGCGTTTACCTTGCGTGTGATCAGCTGTCTGTGTATCCTTCAAGGAG GTGTTTTTTCTGAAGAATGCAGTTATGGTGTATTTGGAAAACGTGAGACATTCTTGGTGCCTGCAGGGGGCAGTTTGTCTCTGTTCTGTGTGGTTCAACACTGTGGAGGTAACTGGACAGGCAACTGGAAAAGGCAAAATCTCACAACTTCAACCACTGTTGAAAACAGTGCAACGCACCGTGTCACCATTGGCCCAGTCAGTGCCAATCAAAGCAAACtacatttaaagattttgaGTGTTAGAGAGTCAGATGAAGGGTTTTACACATGCAATGTGAAATGGAGTGATGGAAGCCATGATGTAAGCCATTGGATGCAAGTGAATGTCACAAAAG GTGTTGCCTTTGAGAGAAAACCATTACACAGGGTTCTGGTCTGCACTGGCGCCTTTCTTTGTCTTCCTGTCATTTTGGGATTGGCTCGCTGCCTGAGTTCAGAGGTCAAGCAACAGCCACATCCCAGGATAGAGGTCTTACTTGCAGATGGACATAAAGATAGATCACATCAGCCTCCACAGCCTCCACCCCGACGCCCAGTACCAAAGAAACGCACTGCTCCTCCTCACAAAG CTCCCTCACCATCCCAGCAAAAGCCAGAG TTATTGTATGCAGACATTTCCCAAGATGCCCTGAGGAATCAAAAGGCTCAGAGAGAGCCAGTTGAACCCACTGTCTACTCATCTGTCAGGTTTTTCTGA